ATCCCGGGGCCGCTCCGGCCCGGGCGGCGAGGGGGTCCGGCGGTCCATGCatccgccgccgcccgccgccgcgaTGGATTTCAGTCAGAACAGCCTGTTCGGCTACATGGAGGACCTGCAGGAGCTCACCATCATCGAGAGGCCGGTCCGCCGGAGCCTCAAGGTGCGCCCCGGGGAGGAGGAACTGCCCGCGGGGCGCCCGGCGGCTTGCGCCTGCCCCGacccccgcccgcccgctccccgAGGCGGCCCGGGACCCTCTCGGAGTCCTGCTGGCTCCCCAGTCCTCCGGTCCGCGGTCGCCGTGTTACCCTAACCCGGCCCCCCCTTTCGGGCCCCCTTCTTCGACGTGGCTTGGCTTCTCCCAGCCTGGACCCCCAGCCCCGAGGGACGGGCACCCGGGGTCAGCCCGCGACCCCTAGGACCCCCTCGGTTTTCCAGTCCCCGGGCCCAGCCCGCCCCCCAGGAACGGCCGGCCGAGCCCCTGTCATTCGGGCCAGCCCGGCCCCCACCGCGCCGTCCCTCTCGCACAGCCGGGGCCCCTCGGTTGCGGTTCTTCTCCCCCCGGCCCTGCAGGAGCTGCCCCTCGCCGCCGCAGCCCGCGTATCCCGCCTCCTCTCCTtggggctccccctccccccggctcTGGCTCCCTGGTGCTGCTGCCCCGGTTCTGGTCCCAACCCCGCTCCTCAGTCAGCACGGCCCCGACTCTTCCCCCCAACCTCTCCCAGAGACACCCCAGATCCCatccccccctccgcccccatcAGAGCAAGCTTGGGTCCCCCAGTCCCCAAGTCAGCCCGggcctccctttccctcccaaCTAGCACCGATAGTAGAGTCGTCCTGCTACGACGGGTCTTCAAAGCCCTCTCGACCCTTTGTCCCAATCCAGAGTCACCACGTGTCCTTTTCTTCCAGCCCCTCCAGGGCTGTAGCTGGGACCCTGCCCCCCAATCCCCTTCAGAGAGTCAACCTTCACcaggccccccacctcccactagCTCCCCCACCCCGCAGAGTCATCTTCCAGCCTTCCAGAGGCTCCAACCCTCACTGCTGGCAAAACTAGTTAaccggccccccgccccctgtAATAGCTCCTGTAGCTCATTTCACTCCCACCTGCCGCAATGTCTCGaatctttgattttcttccaGTCCCAGAGTttattcccttccctcccccactccagatTTCGTCTTTCTCATTCTCCCTCGGCTGCAGTCTTCGTTCCCCCTTTTAAGCATTTCCTGGGATGGAAATGCTGGCGAAACAGTCTTGGATATTAGAGGTTAAAAGTATGTGTGCATTTTATATATGCACATAAAATTGATTTCAGCAAGGTTCTGAAGCCACAGTGTGAGTCTCAGGCTTCAATCTAGAAGCTAGAagagtaaacaaaagaaaaaaaaaagcccgaaATCCCTCAAACTCCACCACCTAAACCCAACAATTAGAGACGTCTGTGGTTTGAGGGTGTCAGACCCTTGATTAGTTTCAGTGATAGCGCTTAATTGTGAAACTTTTTCATCAGCCAGTACTCATATAGGGTCCCTGGAGGCAGGACTGATCCGATGTTTGTGTGCGTAATTTGTGTTTTACACTTGACAGAcaccagaagaaatagaaagactGACAGTTGATGAAGACCTCAGTGATATTGAAAGGGCTGTTTATCTACTCAGGTATTTCATAAAGTCTTTTTGTGATAATTGCTGCTCTTTTCCTGTGGCAGCATCCACGGATGATTTCTGAAATGTCATGTTACGGTTATGTTCACATTTACCTAACCACTTGAACAGAGTACTTTTGCATGCACAGCACTTAATTATGTTACAAATTAAGATTTAGATATGGACTTATGAATTTGAGAACTGAAATCAAATTTATAGAACTGACATGAAAGCTTATAGAATATTGCTTGGAGGAGGAACAGAACAACTAATGGTTTGAGTtgaatctcattaaaaaaattttgcagCTTTGGTTGGCCTCACATAAGATCCAGTACATTTAGATGAGACTTAAGAATATCCAGTGATTAATTTTAAGTTAATTGTAGAGTATGAACTTTATAAGCTATTtactgtacagaaaaaaaaatctgcaaatgtgGTAGTTcagttttttccctcaggatATCCTGTTTATATTAATTCTGCTATATGCGCTTTATAATTTTGCctgagagattttaaaatttaattgagcCTGCTCTCACTTAAATTTCATCTCACAAGCTCTACGGAATTGCTTAAACCAATGGTTATTACAAATGTTTACAAGATTTCtctcaactatttaaaaaattgtgttgcaGATTTAACGTAAAAGCTAATGTGAACTTTAATGAATATATCTATAAAAATCCTTCAGAAATGGAAATTTTCCTAAGGCATTTTGtgtacattgttttaaaatttttcctgcactttttttttccccttttggcaAATTAGTTTTCGCTTTCGTTTTTTGGAACCAGGTTTTGAAAACTGGTGTTATTTACCTTCTGAAATAGTTGTCATCCTTGTTTCCTTAGTTCAAGTCTGCTCTGCCGGTTTCAGGTGCTGGCAagtttcttgttcttctttcttgttttatagaTCATGTTTCTAGTCCCACGATATTCATTGAATgaccctattaaaaaaaaatctctccttgaCATCCATTTTCTTACTTATTCTATAGCCAATTACTGACTGGGTTCTGTTCTTATTTAAGTCAGAATTTTAGCATGCTTACAATTTAGACCATTCTCTTCAATAATTctgttactttaaaatgtttccgGATCTTAGACCTTATGTGGTGCTATTTTCCCTCCTCTTTTGGTCATTTATGGTAGCCTGCTTTCGTCATTTCTacctatttattttatcattatttctaaaatttttattggagtatagttgatttacagagttgtgttagtttcaggtgtatctacatatttattttaaaagaaaatggtcttatttttgtataagTTAATGGCATGTGTTTTTAACATTTCATAGAGAATATGCCATTTGACTTATTTtgataattatgtaatatttgaAGTACTTTATCCCTAATGATTAACGTGCCCAATACGGTGAGCAGTAGTTGTAAGCATCTGCCTTTTCCcacatttcttttatttggaGTAGGTAGACAACTGGTGAAAATTTAGATAAGCTTCTTTTAGCATACAGCAGTTAATGACTTGAAGTCAGTGCCTACTTAACTCCTACTGAATTCTCTCCGTATAAACGCTGGCTTACAATTAGGACATAGAGAGTCTTGCTCTACTTACTTGCGACAGCAGATACCTTATTCTAGATATCAGTGACAAGGCTTCTCTTTTAGGGTAGCTTATattctattttgcttttattgttagTGAACCAGGTCATCTAAGTTGTCTGTATTTCTCAGACACAGAACGTAAGTTTCATCCAGTTCTGGAACTTACAAAGCCCTTACAGAGGCAGATGGGTCCTCTCATTCTTAGGCAAGAGAGTTTTGAAAGAGATCTGATATCTCTTTTTAGTTTCTTGTGGCCCATCTACCTTGAAGGAGGTTTGCAAGGTGACTCAAAAGGCAAACACTAGTTTGGTTGTGCATGGGTTCTCCAGCTGAGTTCTTTTGTATTCCTACCATCTCACCAGCTCCTGAGAGAAAGTGGGATTTCACCTTTAGGCCAGCTCCTGAAGGGATAGCAAGATGCCTGCCTGAAAGGTTCTTTCTTCCCTGGGATTCAGGGGAGGGTGTGGGATTGTCTTATGGACTTGTTCCAAACTTTGCCTCTGTTAAAGCTGTTAAAGCCTCTTCTCTCATGTATTGAGCCTTCTATTTTAACtgtaatttattcctttttttcccccctatttGTACTTCCCAATGCTGTAGAATCTAATACTGAGTGCTTTTTCCCCTCTCTATgattttcaggtttatttttgAGTGCTTTACCTTTTCCTTGGTTTTGGGTATTTAATATCCAgaattttcctctttgcttttgcATGTCAGATTTGTTTCTTTAGCtctcttatttttgtatattaaatcTATTTTGGAAGGTTATGCTACATCAGAATTCAGAGTCAAATGTGTAAGTATCGGTAGGAAATGCTTTATATTACTGGAGGTTCTGATAGCATTTAAACTGAACCTAGTATCTAAAAAAGCATTATATTGGACTGCTGTccaatgaaaaacaaattacatTGTTCATTCTAACCCTAAAATATGGCAGATCAATTATTAATGCTATTTTCATAATTAAGTTTGGAACATTATGGTATTTGAAGATTTGATACAGATGATTCTGTGGTTTTGCAGAAATATGATGCTGATATACCCATCTGTGGCATTTAGCACTGAACCAAAACAACTTTCCTAATAGTCACAGCTTGTGGCTTAGTCAAAATCATATTACAATATCTTCTTCTAGTTCTCTCCCTTCTTTGTGATTTTGGCATATATATTAGGAACAATTTTGTTAGAGAAGGGTCCTAAGTTTGTACACTGTGCTTTCATTAGGTAAACCTTTACTCACATATCTCTAATTGCCTACCAGATAAATTCCAGACCCTTAAGCTTGGCATAAGTGACTCCATCTTAGCTGTGCAATAGGATGTCCCACCAGGtcgtcaactttttttttcatggcttggtTGAGATGTAGTTCATGTGCCAGTTCACCCATTTATAGTTGAGTGGTTTTGTGTATTCAGAGTTGTGTATTCagcaccacagtcaattttagaacattttcatcacttctgGAAGAAACCCtatacctattagcagtcactccccacttCTGCTCAGTCTTCCCAGCCTTTGGGaaccactagtctactttctttctttatggatttgcctattctggacatttttaaaaaatttatttattttatttttggccgcgtcgggtctttgttgctgtgcacgggctgcggtgcacgggtttctcattgtggtgacttctcgtTGTGAAGCaccggctctagagtgcagcctcggtagttatggcgcacgggcatagttgctccacggcaagtgggatcttcctagaccacggatcgaacctgtgtcccctgcattggcaggcagattcttaaccactgctccaacagggaagtccctggacatcttatgtaaataaaattatacaacatgtggccttttgtgactaatttctttcacttactataatgttttcaaggtccctCCACTGTTGTAGCTGTGTGTCAGTACTTTGTTTGTTTGTACTGTATAGGGTTCCACTGTGGGGGTAAATCaccttttgtttgttcattcatcagttgatggacacttgggtttttTCCACTCAGTCCTTCACTTCTTGAAGCAGTCATGCTGCCCTATGCACTGTTATTCGGATGCATCACGTTCATCCTTAACTCTGCTTTCCCTCATTCTGGAATACCTTTCATTATACCTCTCCAACATTTTCATCCCCAGGATCCAGCTGTAATCTTGAGTCTTTCATAAGGCCTTTCCTAACTGCTGAAACCACGGAGATCTCAGGCTCTCTGAGCTCCCACATCACTTAGTGGCTGCATACCTTTGTACTCCTTAGCTTGTGTGTGCACGTACGTTTTCTTCAGGAGACTGTAAGCTCTTAGAGGGCAAGccgtgttttatttttgttgctgttttggtTCTTTCTTGTTCTGTGctgtgatataaatatatacctcTTAATGGAataaagtgtatttatttatcttaagaTGACCAAAGTGCCAGACGAATTAAgcagcttttgattttttttgtattgtaGGCAATAGACTCAGACAGATTCAGGTTATGTCCTTTTCTACCACTTACTATCTGTGTGACCCTAGGGGCAAGTTACTTATGGTTAAGCAACTTATGGCTGTTAAATCCTGGTTTTCTCATGCGTAAAGtggaaaataataattctttttttcccatggtGGTTGTATTCTGTGTAGAGCCCCAGACACCATGATGGTACCGTTACTATTGACTCCCTcctgtttcctttgccatgtcCTGAATTCCTTACTACTCAGGTGCTCAGGGtacatttcaaacttttaaaagagGATAGCAGTATTAATTTTGTCTTCCAATAATTTAATAAAGTAACAGGCAAGTAAAGTATATCAAGTTTGAAGTTTGTGATATCTGGTAACTTCCTTTGCTAAAAGTCTTTATCAGAATCTTCAcatgttataattattttaaactgatGATAAGGTCAGCCTGTTTAAGCAATATCTGctatttatattatacattaaaTGTGTTGATTGGTTAATGTACCTAACCTAACTTTTATGTTGCTTACTTTTACAGTCATTTAAAAACCGTCTGTCACTGTGCACTgtgagttttaaaacattttgcctTTTGCCTTTTAGGGACAGTCAGGTAAAGTACATCGTTAATTAgtaccttttcttcctctccaaccacctcccccccacccgccccagcctcttttttaaaaaataggagtaAGTGTTCGCCCTAGTGATATTATAGAGTGAGAATTCTGCAGCCAAATCTGGAGATAAAAGTGCCGTATACTGGCTGTTGCTAATCACATTTGGTAACTCTTGCATTGAAGACTAGCACAGGGTAGCAGTGAGGTCACGGGGAAGCTTTTGgttgttttatctttaaaaatacctgTCCTATTTGCTTGGCAAATGGGAAAAGTTGTGTGAAAATCTCCTTTGTATGCCCTTATTTCTAAGATCTTCTATTATCTCCACACTTCTTTTGCCTTTGCTATTCTTcgatttcttttgttctctttttttttttgataccttCTGCCATTTAGTACTGTTTTGGTGAGGTGGGGTGCTTatgg
The window above is part of the Hippopotamus amphibius kiboko isolate mHipAmp2 chromosome 4, mHipAmp2.hap2, whole genome shotgun sequence genome. Proteins encoded here:
- the PPP4R4 gene encoding serine/threonine-protein phosphatase 4 regulatory subunit 4 isoform X7, which codes for MHPPPPAAAMDFSQNSLFGYMEDLQELTIIERPVRRSLKTPEEIERLTVDEDLSDIERAVYLLSAGQDIQGTSVIANLPFLMRQNPAETLRRVLPKVRAHEDAHLFTQAVWSSTMFVQRV